From a single Gimesia fumaroli genomic region:
- a CDS encoding CinA family nicotinamide mononucleotide deamidase-related protein — protein sequence MQAEIIALGSELTNGEKLDTNSQWLSTELAAIGVSTHFHTTIADNIDEIVDQLRLSSQRSDLVLITGGLGPTLDDLTRQAMAELTGGDLVLDQESLRTIESMFQKRSREMPARNRIQAMFPEGAEAIENQHGTAPGIWMQVPRADSQPDCCIAAMPGVPSEMKPMFFQSILPRISQGTNIIRFARINCFGVGESKTEELLGDITSRGRDPEVGITAHEATITLRIKAMGESVEACEQKISETYELIHERIGDYIFGYEDEELEHIVAALLSQKQQTLATCECGTGGLLSYRFSDVAGSAEYYAGGTIATTQCILKQKSQQTGIEQNTLDAADAVSLARATRESYTSDFALSIILDVNQSWQEHNDAPQAFVALVAEGVELVEAIGLTVNRAIAKSRVTKAALNLLRRTLISSENET from the coding sequence ATGCAAGCGGAAATCATCGCCCTTGGCAGTGAATTGACCAATGGTGAAAAACTCGACACGAACAGTCAATGGCTCAGCACGGAACTGGCTGCGATTGGTGTCTCGACGCACTTTCATACGACGATCGCCGATAATATTGATGAAATCGTGGATCAGCTGCGTTTGTCATCACAACGCTCAGACCTGGTTCTAATCACAGGGGGGCTAGGGCCGACACTGGACGACCTGACCCGTCAGGCAATGGCAGAATTGACGGGTGGGGATCTGGTACTGGATCAGGAATCGCTACGTACCATCGAAAGCATGTTTCAAAAACGGTCCCGTGAAATGCCCGCACGAAATCGGATTCAAGCGATGTTTCCCGAGGGAGCCGAAGCGATCGAGAACCAGCATGGGACGGCGCCGGGCATCTGGATGCAGGTACCACGCGCAGATTCACAACCGGACTGCTGTATCGCCGCCATGCCCGGTGTTCCATCGGAAATGAAGCCGATGTTCTTTCAATCGATTTTGCCCCGGATCTCTCAGGGAACGAACATCATTCGTTTTGCCCGCATCAACTGTTTTGGTGTGGGTGAATCAAAAACGGAAGAACTACTGGGCGACATTACGAGCCGGGGACGAGATCCGGAAGTCGGTATCACTGCGCATGAAGCGACAATCACATTGCGAATCAAAGCGATGGGCGAGTCGGTCGAAGCATGTGAGCAGAAAATATCAGAGACGTATGAACTGATCCATGAACGAATCGGTGACTATATCTTTGGCTATGAAGATGAAGAGCTGGAGCACATTGTCGCAGCGCTACTCAGCCAGAAACAACAGACGCTGGCGACTTGTGAGTGTGGAACCGGCGGTTTACTCTCTTATCGCTTCTCTGACGTCGCCGGTTCTGCAGAGTATTATGCCGGCGGTACCATCGCGACCACCCAGTGTATTCTTAAGCAGAAGTCTCAGCAGACCGGCATTGAGCAAAATACTCTGGATGCTGCTGATGCCGTCTCCCTGGCAAGAGCAACACGCGAAAGTTATACCAGCGATTTTGCCTTGTCGATCATTCTCGATGTAAATCAGTCCTGGCAGGAACACAACGATGCCCCGCAGGCGTTTGTCGCTTTAGTTGCTGAGGGAGTTGAACTGGTTGAAGCCATCGGGTTAACGGTCAATCGGGCGATCGCCAAAAGCCGTGTCACAAAAGCAGCGCTCAATCTGCTAAGGCGAACGCTGATTTCATCTGAAAATGAAACGTAA
- a CDS encoding glycosyltransferase family 4 protein: MSKANPPPIDVLLFAGPFELRGTSAYTLRLAQYAPVYDVQTRVVCPDASKVNPSMRSKLEITEYRNLGVPILGQLVLRLVKQETQKKPPDLIHIQSRHVLPQGQWLARKLKRPFLLTVNDYLQSDEKLRIDMRWCKGIITVSDSVKKDLIARTGLPEDFVLVIPSGVDVPDHSHLSPVLSQDHQPVVGTAGPLEAIKGLPYFLGAASRVLEVNPEVQFLISGAGPEESNLRHLVRDLEISGNVTFVPNLYDFSISLEAMDIFCLASLRQGLGTIMLEAMALAKPVIATGVGGIYSVIRDGETGLVIPPSNSEALANSILKLLEDPLKARAMGESARELVRQGFRVETMIERTVEQYKQALQVSS, translated from the coding sequence ATGAGTAAAGCAAATCCGCCTCCCATTGATGTTTTGCTGTTTGCCGGCCCGTTTGAGTTGCGAGGAACGTCTGCTTACACACTGCGATTGGCACAATACGCGCCCGTATACGACGTTCAAACCCGTGTCGTCTGTCCGGACGCCTCAAAAGTTAATCCCAGTATGCGCTCCAAGCTGGAAATAACCGAGTACCGGAATCTGGGAGTGCCAATTCTGGGACAGCTTGTTTTGCGGCTAGTCAAGCAGGAGACACAAAAGAAACCGCCCGATTTAATTCACATCCAGTCTCGGCACGTTCTACCGCAGGGGCAGTGGCTCGCCAGAAAACTCAAGCGTCCCTTTCTGTTAACCGTCAATGACTATCTTCAGAGCGATGAAAAATTGCGCATTGATATGCGCTGGTGTAAAGGGATCATAACGGTCAGCGATTCGGTCAAAAAAGATCTCATCGCACGCACAGGGCTACCGGAAGACTTTGTATTAGTCATCCCCAGCGGCGTTGATGTTCCTGATCACTCGCATCTTTCCCCTGTTTTGTCTCAAGACCATCAACCGGTGGTGGGTACAGCCGGGCCTTTAGAAGCGATCAAAGGCTTGCCTTATTTTCTGGGCGCCGCCAGCCGCGTACTGGAGGTGAATCCGGAAGTTCAATTCCTGATCTCCGGAGCCGGGCCTGAAGAGAGTAATCTGCGACATTTAGTACGTGACCTGGAAATCTCTGGGAACGTGACCTTCGTTCCCAACCTGTATGACTTCTCGATTTCACTCGAAGCAATGGACATCTTCTGCCTGGCCTCTCTGCGACAGGGTCTGGGAACGATCATGCTGGAAGCGATGGCGCTGGCCAAACCGGTGATTGCGACCGGAGTTGGAGGAATCTATTCTGTCATTCGCGATGGAGAAACCGGACTTGTGATCCCGCCTTCCAACAGTGAAGCGCTGGCGAATAGTATTCTCAAGTTATTAGAAGATCCGTTGAAAGCGCGGGCGATGGGCGAGTCGGCGCGGGAATTGGTCCGGCAGGGATTCCGTGTCGAAACAATGATCGAACGCACGGTAGAACAATATAAACAAGCGCTGCAGGTTTCGTCATAA